The DNA segment AATCTTATCGGCAATCGCTCTAACTTTCTTACCTCTATTTTCACTTGTTTCATTTGTCCATTCGCCATTTTCAAAAGCTGTTCTAGCAGCTAGAATAGCACGTTCACTGTCTTCTTCTGTTCCTTCTGCTACTTCAAAGATGACTTCTTGGTTATATGGATTTATGATTTCTCTCGTTTCATTGTTGCTTCCATCTACCCATTCACCATCAATATATTGACGGCGTGATAAATTTTTTACAAGTTCAAGTTCCATCAGTACGACCTCCGTTAAGTTTGTTAAATTTTTATTTAACAAATTTTATAAAGTTATATTAGCATAGCCAATAATACAGTGTCAAATGTAAAATGACACACCTCTTCACCCCCATATTAAGACAGTTGTACCGATATTCCAAATTATATACAGCTCAATCTCTTCCAATAGTTCTTTCAAAAAATGTACCGACATTTCTTTCAATAATATAGAAAAAACCGATCAAACTTTTCGCTGTTTGACCGGTTTTTAATCTTTTATTATAAATTGTCTTCTTCTTTATTTTTCTCACTTACTTGAACGATTCTTAATGATCTTCTTTCAACTTTCTTATATTTATCTGCACGTTCTTGTAATTTAAGTCGATCTCCTTCAAGCGTTTTAATAAATGAGACCATCATGATGACGAATATCACTATTAAAGGGACACTCGCTAGTATCGATGCAGTCTTCAACACATTCATCGCTTGTTCTCCGCCTACTAACATTAATGAATATGGTAATAAACTTAATGCAAACGCCCAGAACAATCTGTTTGCTCTAATAGGCTCACCGACTACACGCTTTTGCGTAGCTGAAGCTAAAATATATGAGGCAGAGTCAAATGTTGTCACTAAGAATAAGAACGCTGCCAATAAGAATAAAATAACGATAATATTACCCATCGGTAACTGATGCATCACTTCGATAATTGTTGCTTCAGTACTATGTTTATTTAAGAATTCAATGACATTAAACTGTCCTGAAATTTGTAAATATACCGCATAGTTTCCAAAGATACCGAAGAATAAAATACAACCTAACGTTCCGTAACAAATCGTACCTAAAATGACTTCTTTTAAAGTACGTCCTTTTGATATACGAGCGATAAACAACCCGATAAATGGTGCATACACAATCCACCATGACCAATAGAAGATTGTCCATTGTTGTGGGAAGTTTGTCTCTTTTCTTCCTCCAATACCGCCGAACGGTTCAAGCCAAGTCGCCATTTGGAAGAAGTTTTTCAATAATTCACCAACAGATGTAACAGTCGTTTCTAAAATAAAGACTGTTGGTCCTACAATAAACACAAATACTAATAAGAATAATGAAATCCAAACGTTCACATCACTTAATATTTGAATACCTTTCTTTAAACCACTGTACGAACTATAACCAAATACGATTGTGATTAATACAAGGATAAGTGTTCGCATCCACATATTTTGTCCATCTAACCCTGTTAATTTCTCAACACCTGCTGCTATCATCGGTACACCTAATGCTAGTGAAGTGGCCGCACCACCTAATAAACCGAAGATAAATACAACATCAACAATTTTGCCTAATAGCTTATCTGTTTGCCCCTTTAATATTGGTCGACAAGCTTGACTAATTTTGAAGACGGGTTTCTTTTTAACGAATACTAAGTAACCTATTGGTAAAGCTGGAAGTACATATATTGCCCAGGCAATAGGACCCCAGTGGAACATACCGTATGTAGTAGCGTAAGACAACGCACTATCCGTCATTCCTTTGCCGCCATGTGGTGGTACTTGATAATAGTACGCCCATTCAATGACACCCCAATAAAGAATGTCTGAACCGATACCGGCGCAGAATAACATAGAAGCCCAACTGAAGTTATTAAACTCTGGTCTGTCCGTAGCACGTCCTAACGTTACATTCCCGTATTTCCCAAATGCTATGTACAATACAAATCCAAATACTACAAGCCCGAGTAAGAGATAAACTGCACCAATGCTATTTGACACAGCATCGTTGAGTTTCGTAATTACATCAGCACTTGCCTTTTGGAACACCATCATAGGTATAACTGAAAATAATAATACAGCTACTGTACCTATAAAGGTAGGCCAATCCATAACTTTAGATTTTTTCATTTCTGAGCACTCCTCATAATAAAATTGTATGGAAATTGATTACATTGATTAGACTAACTACCATCGCCCTTTTCTTGTTTTCATAACTTTGAGATTAACGAAGATTAAATAAAAATGCAAACCGCATTCAATTTTCACAAATGCATTTTATGAATAAATATATAGTTACAATATTTTTAGCGCTGTTTAAAATCTCCACAATCATAGTGTTAAATTTTAACTTAACAAACTGAACAAACATTACAAATTTGTTTTTATGCATATTTATTCATAATAGACGAATAAATATTTTATTGAGTTTAAACAAACCAACCCTTATTTGATTAAATTTGTAACGAATATTTTTAGTACTTATTTAGGTGAATACCTTTTTCTAAAATTTTTAAAATAGATATGTACTCATTGTGAATAAAGAGGCTCCCCACTTGCGTTAGAGAGGAAATTTTATCATACTATGAAGTGACAATACGAAAAGGAGTTGTAAGTATGAATCAAGAACAATTAGACAAAGTTAAAAATGGTAAAGGTTTCATCGCAGCATTAGACCAAAGTGGTGGCAGTACTCCTAAAGCACTTAGAGGTTACGGCGTTGAAGAAGATCAATACAATAATGATGACGAAATGTTCCAACTTGTTCACGATATGCGTACACGAATCGTTTCTTCACCTTCATTCACATCAGATAAAATCATTGGCGCAATCCTTTTTGAACAAACAATGGACCGTGAAGTTGAAGGTAAACATACTGGAGATTATCTAGCTGATAAAGGTGTTGTACCTTTCTTAAAAATCGACAAAGGTTTAGACGAGAAAAAAGATGGCGTTCAATTAATGAAGCCTAATCCTGATTTAGATGACTTATTAAACCGTGCTAACGATCATAAAATCTTCGGCACAAAAATGCGTTCAAACATCCTTGAATTTAACAAATCAGGTATCGACGCAATCGTTAAGCAACAATTCGAAGTTGCTAAACAAATTATCGAAGCTGGTTTAGTACCTATCATTGAACCAGAAGTAAATATTGAAGCTGAAGACAAAGCAGAAATCGAAGCTTACTTATCAGATGCAATCTTAGAAGAACTAAATAACTTAAACGATGATCAACTTGTTATGTTGAAATTAACAATTCCTACAAAAGTAAACCAATACCAATCACTTATTGATCATCCAAATGTTGTACGTGTAGTAGCACTTTCTGGTGGTTATAGCAGAGCACATGCAAATGAAGTACTTAAACAAAACGATGGTTTAATCGCAAGCTTCTCACGTGCACTAATCAACGACTTAAACGTAAGTCAATCACAAGAAGAATTCGATAAAGTATTAGCTGAAACTGTAGACTCTATCTATGATGCTTCAGTAAACAAAATCCAAGGTTAATCCTTATTCAATACAATAAATAAAAGCGACTCAGTCAAAATGAGTCGCTTTTTTCTATAAACGTATTTCCGTATAAGGCGTCACTGTCACTAACCTCAACCAATATTATTTATTTTGAGGTTTAGTATAGTTTAAATCCCAACCAATGTTGTATTTATCAATTAATTTAGCATACTTTGCGCCCCAGAACATGTCAGCAAGTTCCATTTGAACGTCGCCATCAGCTTTAAGCTTTTCATATACATCTTTGATTGCTTCTTCACTATCAAATTCTAATACTAGATAAACATTTCTATTGTCTCTCACGTTTAAATCTTCATCTGGTACGTCAGAGCACATAAATACTTGGTCATCTACTTCTAAACGCGCATGGATGATACGATCTGGATTATCGACAGATTTTTCATCTACTTCTCCATATGTTTTCATTTCAGATACTTTACCTTCAAATACTTCACTATAAAATTCTACCGCTTCTTTACAATTACCTTTGAAAAATAAATAAGGTGTAACTGTTTTTAACATAATTAGTCTCCTTTGTTTAAGTCAATTATTCTTTATATTAAATACTTTCTAATTTAAGTATAGGTGGCATAGATTCATTTTCAAGCAATAGCATTATTTAGCGCACAAAAAAACCAAGTACCCAATGGATACTTGGCATTGTAGTTCACGCTCATTAAAATTTACATAAGTACCGGTTACTATAAATGAATATAAAAATAGCTACGGGAAAACAAACTATGTTTAATTAAAAGTGATGCTATCCATATTGGTAGCGACAATTACCAAAGGGAAGCACATGCCTTTTAATAATTCTGCAGAATCAATTTATTTCAAGAGGAAAAGTTGATCTAGGAAATTCAAAAATTAAACGAGGACATAAAATTTGTTTAAACTCTATGTAATTCATAAATGAGTGGAATACAATTTGAGAGGTAAATCAATACGTAATTATTCGGTAAGGTAGTTCAACTTTCTGTCAGAACATGATATAAACGTTGGGACGCCTATACCACTATTCACGTTAAACTCAATGCATAATGTCAAAAAGTATAGTTGATACATAAAAGTAACAATTCAAAAACACAAATTAACGGCTTGTGTTTTATTTTAAATAAATAACACCTTCACCCTTCAAAGCATAGTGACTTTATAACTAAGGAATTCATGTAAGTCTATGTTGTCGTGTTGTTCATCTCCTTCACTATGTAATACACCAATTGATGTTATTTTAGGTTACTACTTAACAATATACATTGCCTGACATAAATGACCTAGGATTTCACGCCAAAAACTATATAGAATAATTTGTATAGTAATGTTAGGTAATAACTTAATTAAATTATATAATCAAATTTGCAATTTGTGAAGTTTTATTTTTGTGATTTTAAACTTTTAATTATCAAATCATGCTAATAATGCTCTACAGTTTTTTGTTATTTACCCTTTTCCTATATAGATGAAAAAGTGTCTTCATATATATAACGGTACTAAAAAAGATATAATAGAAATAAATTACGTTGTACGGAAGGTGAAAATGATGAATATTATTTTAGCACCCGATTCATTTAAAGGTAGTATGACTTCCTTTGAAATTACACAATATATGTCAGAAAGTATATATGAACTTTTTCCTGATGCTACAGTTCACGACCTCCCTATTGGCGATGGTGGTGAAGGCACGATGCCAGCATTAGTACATGCAACAAATGGACAGTTTATCGAAGTTAACGTAACAGGTCCATTAGATGCTCAAGTTAACGCACGATATGGCGTGTTAGGCGACCGAAGCACTTGTGTCATTGAAATGGCAGAAGCATCAGGACTCACACATGTGAATTCATCCCAAATGAACGTCATGAAAGCAACAACA comes from the Staphylococcus hsinchuensis genome and includes:
- a CDS encoding BCCT family transporter translates to MKKSKVMDWPTFIGTVAVLLFSVIPMMVFQKASADVITKLNDAVSNSIGAVYLLLGLVVFGFVLYIAFGKYGNVTLGRATDRPEFNNFSWASMLFCAGIGSDILYWGVIEWAYYYQVPPHGGKGMTDSALSYATTYGMFHWGPIAWAIYVLPALPIGYLVFVKKKPVFKISQACRPILKGQTDKLLGKIVDVVFIFGLLGGAATSLALGVPMIAAGVEKLTGLDGQNMWMRTLILVLITIVFGYSSYSGLKKGIQILSDVNVWISLFLLVFVFIVGPTVFILETTVTSVGELLKNFFQMATWLEPFGGIGGRKETNFPQQWTIFYWSWWIVYAPFIGLFIARISKGRTLKEVILGTICYGTLGCILFFGIFGNYAVYLQISGQFNVIEFLNKHSTEATIIEVMHQLPMGNIIVILFLLAAFLFLVTTFDSASYILASATQKRVVGEPIRANRLFWAFALSLLPYSLMLVGGEQAMNVLKTASILASVPLIVIFVIMMVSFIKTLEGDRLKLQERADKYKKVERRSLRIVQVSEKNKEEDNL
- a CDS encoding fructose bisphosphate aldolase, whose product is MNQEQLDKVKNGKGFIAALDQSGGSTPKALRGYGVEEDQYNNDDEMFQLVHDMRTRIVSSPSFTSDKIIGAILFEQTMDREVEGKHTGDYLADKGVVPFLKIDKGLDEKKDGVQLMKPNPDLDDLLNRANDHKIFGTKMRSNILEFNKSGIDAIVKQQFEVAKQIIEAGLVPIIEPEVNIEAEDKAEIEAYLSDAILEELNNLNDDQLVMLKLTIPTKVNQYQSLIDHPNVVRVVALSGGYSRAHANEVLKQNDGLIASFSRALINDLNVSQSQEEFDKVLAETVDSIYDASVNKIQG
- a CDS encoding VOC family protein; the protein is MLKTVTPYLFFKGNCKEAVEFYSEVFEGKVSEMKTYGEVDEKSVDNPDRIIHARLEVDDQVFMCSDVPDEDLNVRDNRNVYLVLEFDSEEAIKDVYEKLKADGDVQMELADMFWGAKYAKLIDKYNIGWDLNYTKPQNK